The Bos indicus x Bos taurus breed Angus x Brahman F1 hybrid chromosome 15, Bos_hybrid_MaternalHap_v2.0, whole genome shotgun sequence genome includes a window with the following:
- the HTR3B gene encoding 5-hydroxytryptamine receptor 3B produces the protein MAPLWPFVLAAASGILAIGMPHSRSPALHHLTKQLLQTYRKEVRPVHNWTQATTVYLDVSVHAVLDVDTQNQKLKTSIWYREVWDDEFLSWNSSMFDEIREISLPLSAIWAPDIIINEYVDIERSPDLPYVYVNSSGTIKHSKPIQVVSACNLETYAFPFDVQNCSLTFSSILHTVEDVDLAFLRSTEDITHDQKAFLNDSEWELLSVSSTYSILQNSAGDFAQIQFNVVIRRHPLVYVVSLLIPSIFLMLVDLGSFYLPPTCQARILFKTSVLVGYTVFRVNMSDEVPRSAGSTPLIGVFFTVCMAFLVLSLSKSILLVKFLYDERCSQQEQTLLCLRGDMDTNQRQMDPGAQLAGVTESPVCQEDQAPSGTLKEVWSQLRSISSYFQTQDQVDRQELGWLALLERFDRLLFQSYLIVLGLYAVTLCSLWVSWSG, from the exons GAATCCTGGCCATAGGTATGCCTCATTCCAGGAGTCCTGCTCTGCATCATCTCACCAAGCAGCTATTACAGACGTATCGGAAGGAAGTAAGGCCAGTTCACAACTGGACCCAGGCCACCACTGTGTATTTGGATGTATCTGTTCACGCCGTGCTGGATGTG GATACACAGaatcaaaaattaaagacaagcaTATGGTATCGTGAg GTTTGGGATGATGAGTTTTTATCCTGGAACTCCAGCATGTTTGATGAGATTAGAGAGATCTCTCTACCTCTAAGTGCCATCTGGGCCCCTGATATCATCATAAATGAGTA TGTGGACATTGAAAGATCACCTGACCTTCCCTATGTCTATGTGAACTCATCTGGGACCATTAAACACTCCAAGCCCATCCAGGTGGTCTCTGCATGCAATTTGGAGACATATGCTTTTCCATTTGATGTCCAGAATTGCAGCCTAACCTTCAGTAGCATTCTGCACACAG TGGAAGATGTAGACCTGGCCTTCCTGAGAAGCACAGAAGACATTACACATGACCAAAAGGCATTTTTGAATGACAGTGAGTGGGAACTTCTTTCTGTGTCCTCAACCTACAGCATCCTGCAGAACAGCGCTGGAGATTTTGCACAGATTCAGTTCAAT GTCGTGATTCGCAGGCACCCTCTGGTCTACGTGGTGAGCCTGCTGATCCCCAGCATCTTCCTGATGCTCGTGGACCTGGGCAGCTTCTACCTCCCGCCCACCTGCCAAGCCAGGATTCTGTTCAAGACCAGCGTGCTGGTGGGCTACACCGTCTTCAGAGTCAACATGTCTGATGAGGTGCCAAGGAGTGCAGGGAGCACCCCTCTGATTG GGGTCTTCTTCACGGTCTGCATGGCCTTCTTGGTTCTTAGCTTATCCAAGTCCATCCTGCTGGTCAAATTCCTCTATGATGAGCGGTGCAGCCAGCAGGAGCAGACCCTCCTGTGTCTTCGAGGGGACATGGATACCAACCAGCGTCAAATGGATCCCGGGGCCCAGCTTGCTGGGGTAACAG AGTCCCCCGTCTGTCAAGAGGACCAGGCCCCATCAGGGACCCTGAAGGAAGTCTGGTCCCAGCTTCGATCCATCAGCAGCTACTTCCAAACCCAGGACCAGGTGGACCGACAGGAGCTTGGGTGGCTGGCCCTCCTGGAACGCTTTGACCGCCTGCTCTTCCAAAGCTACCTCATTGTGCTGGGGCTCTATGCCGTCACCCTGTGCTCCCTCTGGGTGTCGTGGAGTGGCTAG